Proteins encoded by one window of Rutidosis leptorrhynchoides isolate AG116_Rl617_1_P2 chromosome 7, CSIRO_AGI_Rlap_v1, whole genome shotgun sequence:
- the LOC139858752 gene encoding eukaryotic initiation factor 4A-3-like: MAGTSVVPANRGRRNTMVDDEKLVFETSRGVEPILSFDQMGIKDDLLRGIYQHGFEKPSAIQQRAVRPIIEGRDVIAQAQSGTGKTSMIALTVCQIVDTSSREVQALILSPTRELASQTEKQILAIGDFISIQAHACIGGKSVGEDIRKLENGVHVVSGTPGRVCDMIKRRTLRTRNIKLLILDESDEMLSRGFKDQIYDVYRYLPPELQVCLVSATLPNEILEMTSKFMTDPVRILVKRDELTLEGIKQFFVAVERENWKFDTLCDLYDTLTITQAVIFCNTKRKVDWLTEKMRENNFTVSAMHGDMPQKERDAIMEEFRSGATRVLITTDVWARGLDVQQVSLVINYDLPNNRELYIHRIGRSGRFGRKGVAINFVKTDDIKILRDIEQYYSTQIDEMPMNVADLI; encoded by the exons ATGGCGGGAACGTCAGTTGTGCCGGCGAACAGGGGACGGCGGAACACGATGGTGGACGACGAGAAACTGGTGTTCGAAACATCACGCGGTGTTGAACCAATCTTGAGTTTTGATCAGATGGGAATCAAAGACGATTTACTTCGTGGTATATATCAACACGGATTTGAAAAACCATCTGCAATTCAACAAAGAGCTGTGCGTCCGATCATTGAAGGGCGTGACGTCATCGCTCAGGCTCAATCTGGTACCGGAAAAACGTCAATGATTGCACTTACTGTTTGCCAGATTGTTGATACTTCATCCAGAGA GGTGCAAGCTCTGATATTGTCACCTACGAGAGAACTTGCATCTCAAACAGAGAAACAGATACTGGCTATTGGTGATTTTATCAGTATCCAAGCACATGCCTGCATTGGTGGAAAAAGTGTCGGGGAAGACATTAGAAAGTTAGAAAATGGGGTCCACGTTGTTTCTGGTACACCTGGCAGAGTATGCGACATGATTAAAAGGAGAACACTGCGAACTAGAAACATTAAATTACTAATTCTC GATGAATCTGATGAAATGTTGAGCAGAGGTTTTAAGGATCAAATTTATGATGTTTACCGATATCTTCCACCAGAGCTTCAG GTTTGTTTGGTGTCTGCTACTCTTCCTAATGAAATATTGGAGATGACCAGCAAATTCATGACTGATCCCGTTCGTATCCTAGTTAAGCGTGATGAATTGACTCTTGAG GGAATAAAACAATTCTTCGTTGCAGTAGAGAGAGAAAATTGGAAATTTGATACTCTATGTGATCTTTATGATACTCTTACAATCACCCAGGCTGTAATCTTTTGCAACACAAAGCGAAAG GTGGATTGGTTAACTGAAAAGATGCGCGAGAACAACTTTACTGTATCAGCTATGCATGGAGATATGCCTCAAAAGGAGAGAGATGCAATTATGGAAGAGTTTCGATCTGGTGCTACTCGGGTCTTGATTACCACTGATGTGTGGGCCCGAGGATTAGATGTTCAACAG GTGTCCTTGGTGATAAATTATGACCTCCCAAATAACCGAGAACTCTACATTCATCGTATTGGTCGATCTGGTCGTTTTGGACGAAAG